The Streptomyces sp. NBC_00344 genome includes a window with the following:
- a CDS encoding PP2C family serine/threonine-protein phosphatase: MSQMNQLAACPSCEEPLEAGDLFCGACGYDLSAVPEPPDDRPAPVGGTDPVGGTPGGTAVPGPGTHGAAGGEVAWPDAQVREGSGSPVPVQTAADVPGLESGGGELPSPVRFDDAPTPGDYPLPAPDPRASVGAAPTPSEAAKVCVACRTGSIDGDGYCENCGHAQPRERDHMEAELPAVAAVSDRGLRHHRNEDSFAVCAVALPDGSPAAVAVVCDGVSSATRPDEASAAAAAAAQEALRLSLPQGAHPQQALHDAIVSASEAVNALAEEPSQAMEHDAPRHQNAPACTLVASIVADGLLVVGWVGDSRVYWVPDDRSAHPSRLTEDDSWAAQMVATGLMSEAQAYADERAHAITGWLGADAYELEPHTASFKPDRPGVVVVCSDGLWNYAESAQEMAQVVTADAGTRPLHCAQVLVGHALDGGGHDNVTVAVLPFLMAQPGAGSAYKTA, from the coding sequence ATGTCCCAGATGAACCAGTTGGCGGCCTGCCCCAGCTGCGAGGAGCCGCTGGAGGCCGGCGACTTGTTCTGCGGCGCCTGCGGCTACGACCTGTCGGCCGTGCCCGAGCCACCGGACGACCGCCCCGCCCCCGTCGGCGGGACCGATCCCGTCGGCGGGACGCCCGGCGGCACGGCTGTGCCCGGCCCCGGCACCCACGGCGCGGCCGGGGGCGAAGTCGCCTGGCCGGACGCGCAGGTACGGGAGGGCTCCGGCAGTCCGGTGCCCGTCCAGACGGCCGCCGATGTTCCGGGCCTCGAATCAGGGGGCGGCGAGCTGCCGTCGCCCGTACGGTTCGACGACGCTCCCACGCCCGGGGACTATCCGCTGCCGGCGCCCGACCCACGGGCCTCCGTCGGTGCGGCGCCCACTCCCTCCGAGGCGGCGAAGGTCTGCGTGGCCTGCCGTACCGGCAGCATCGACGGCGACGGTTACTGCGAGAACTGCGGACATGCCCAGCCGCGCGAACGCGACCACATGGAGGCTGAACTCCCCGCGGTGGCCGCGGTCAGTGACCGCGGACTGCGCCATCACCGCAACGAGGACTCCTTCGCGGTCTGTGCCGTCGCCCTGCCGGATGGTTCACCCGCCGCCGTGGCCGTGGTCTGTGACGGTGTGTCATCCGCCACCCGGCCCGACGAGGCGTCGGCGGCGGCAGCAGCAGCGGCGCAGGAGGCGCTGCGGCTCTCACTGCCGCAGGGGGCCCACCCGCAGCAGGCGCTGCACGACGCCATCGTCTCCGCGTCGGAGGCGGTCAACGCGCTGGCGGAGGAACCGTCCCAGGCGATGGAGCACGACGCGCCCCGCCATCAGAACGCCCCGGCCTGCACCCTGGTCGCGTCCATCGTGGCAGACGGGCTGCTGGTCGTCGGCTGGGTCGGCGACAGCCGCGTCTACTGGGTGCCCGACGACCGCAGCGCTCATCCGTCCCGGCTCACCGAGGACGACTCCTGGGCCGCGCAGATGGTCGCGACCGGACTGATGAGCGAGGCGCAGGCGTACGCGGACGAGCGAGCGCACGCCATCACCGGCTGGCTCGGCGCCGACGCCTACGAACTGGAGCCGCACACCGCCTCCTTCAAGCCCGACCGTCCGGGAGTGGTGGTGGTCTGCTCGGACGGGCTCTGGAACTACGCCGAGTCGGCGCAGGAGATGGCCCAGGTGGTCACCGCCGATGCCGGGACGCGGCCGCTGCACTGCGCGCAGGTACTCGTCGGTCATGCGCTCGACGGCGGGGGCCACGACAACGTAACAGTGGCCGTGCTGCCGTTCCTCATGGCGCAACCAGGGGCAGGATCCGCCTACAAGACGGCGTGA
- a CDS encoding serine/threonine-protein kinase, translating to MSDQRKCQRPGCEGSYEDMGGGELYCGVCGLAPVVSPTGRVSSPPTGVTRAGRGSDSSSARSGSSSRASARSSSRSSTSRRSVSGRLSRSVSGRTSARSVSVRSSGASASSSARSRLGAGLVSVPDVPRPDPRSAVMEHPEVPERKRFCSRSDCGAQVGRSRGDRPGRTEGFCTKCGHPYSFVPKLVTGDIVHGQYEVMGCLAHGGLGWVYLAVDRAVSDRWVVLKGLLDTGDQDAMAAAISERRFLAEIEHSNIVRIYNFVEHLDQRTGSMDGYIVMEYVGGKSLKEIANERRSSTGKRDPLPVEQACAYGIEALEALGHLHSRNVLYCDFKVDNAIQQQDQLKLIDMGAVRRMDDNESAIYGTVGYQAPEVADAGPSIASDLYTVARTLAVLTFDFQGYTNVFVDSLPDPDNIEVFRTYESFYRLLVRATDPDPARRFSSAAEMAEQLTGVLREVVAVQTGRPRPALSTLFGPEVRVTDTTLFAELTGDVSVLGARTGPAGRRTAKRDARRGAAVHGGAATSSGHPGALAAAGAAPVGVVFARSPAQAPIPAQRPPRPAVPAVPPQAFIAGLDARATALALPLPRVDPNDPNAGFLAGLMASAPAELIAALDAAPGDSLERDLRRVRALLDNQDTYSAIGLIETLEAHHPEDWRVVWYRGLASLVTGDHGTAAVSFDAIYDAFPGEPSPKLALGVCAEVLGQLDNAAEYYRLVWSTDPGFVSAAFSLARVQLAMGERGGAVRTLESVAESSIHFTAARVAAVRARLRRRAATDPLLDDLRAAADQVAALQQFGLDAVRREQLTTEVLGTALDWVLSGGRGGQVAGTTTLLGSPLDERGLRFGLERSYRVLARLAQRGEERIDLVERANRFRPRTWV from the coding sequence ATGAGCGACCAGCGGAAGTGCCAGCGGCCCGGTTGTGAGGGCAGCTACGAGGACATGGGCGGCGGCGAGCTGTACTGCGGCGTCTGCGGGCTCGCCCCGGTCGTCTCGCCCACCGGCAGGGTGAGCTCACCGCCGACCGGCGTCACCCGGGCCGGACGCGGCAGCGACAGTTCGTCGGCGCGGAGCGGCTCGTCGTCACGCGCGTCCGCGCGTTCGTCGTCCCGCTCCTCCACCTCGCGCAGGTCTGTCTCCGGGCGGCTCTCGCGTTCGGTGTCGGGACGGACATCGGCCCGTTCGGTATCGGTGCGCAGCTCCGGGGCGTCGGCGAGTTCGTCGGCGCGCAGCCGGCTCGGTGCCGGTCTTGTCTCCGTTCCGGACGTGCCGCGTCCCGATCCGCGGTCCGCGGTGATGGAGCATCCCGAGGTCCCCGAGCGGAAGCGTTTCTGCTCACGATCCGACTGCGGTGCGCAGGTCGGGCGTTCACGGGGTGACAGGCCGGGCAGGACCGAGGGGTTCTGCACCAAGTGCGGGCATCCGTACTCCTTCGTGCCGAAGCTGGTCACCGGTGACATCGTGCACGGGCAGTACGAAGTGATGGGCTGCCTGGCACACGGCGGTCTCGGCTGGGTCTATCTCGCCGTCGACCGCGCGGTGTCCGACCGCTGGGTGGTGCTCAAGGGCCTGCTGGACACGGGAGACCAGGACGCCATGGCCGCCGCGATCTCGGAGCGGCGCTTCCTCGCCGAGATCGAGCACTCCAACATCGTGCGGATCTACAACTTCGTCGAGCATCTCGATCAGCGCACCGGCTCCATGGACGGTTACATCGTCATGGAGTACGTCGGCGGCAAGTCGCTCAAGGAGATCGCCAACGAGCGGCGCAGCAGCACCGGCAAGCGGGACCCGCTGCCGGTGGAGCAGGCGTGTGCGTACGGCATCGAGGCCCTGGAGGCGCTCGGCCATCTGCACAGCCGCAATGTGCTGTACTGCGACTTCAAGGTGGACAACGCGATCCAGCAGCAGGACCAGCTGAAGCTCATCGACATGGGCGCGGTGCGCAGGATGGACGACAACGAGTCGGCCATCTACGGCACGGTCGGCTACCAGGCGCCCGAGGTCGCCGATGCCGGGCCGTCGATCGCGTCCGATCTGTACACGGTGGCGCGCACGCTCGCGGTGCTGACCTTCGACTTCCAGGGCTACACGAATGTCTTCGTGGACAGCCTTCCCGACCCGGACAACATCGAGGTCTTCCGCACCTACGAGTCCTTCTACCGGCTGCTGGTCCGGGCGACCGATCCGGATCCGGCGCGCAGGTTCTCCTCCGCCGCCGAGATGGCCGAGCAGCTGACGGGGGTACTGCGCGAGGTCGTAGCGGTCCAGACCGGCCGTCCGAGGCCCGCGCTCTCGACGCTGTTCGGACCGGAGGTGAGGGTCACCGACACCACCTTGTTCGCCGAGCTGACCGGGGACGTGTCCGTGCTCGGGGCACGCACCGGGCCGGCCGGGCGGCGCACCGCCAAGCGGGACGCCCGGCGCGGCGCGGCAGTCCACGGCGGGGCGGCCACCTCCAGCGGCCACCCGGGCGCCCTGGCCGCCGCGGGGGCCGCGCCGGTCGGCGTGGTCTTCGCCCGGTCTCCCGCCCAGGCGCCGATCCCCGCCCAGCGGCCACCGCGGCCCGCCGTACCGGCAGTCCCGCCCCAGGCGTTCATCGCCGGTCTCGATGCCAGGGCCACCGCGCTGGCCCTGCCATTGCCGCGGGTCGACCCGAACGACCCCAACGCCGGTTTCCTGGCGGGTCTGATGGCCTCCGCCCCCGCCGAGCTGATCGCCGCCCTCGATGCCGCACCGGGCGATTCGCTGGAACGCGATCTGCGCCGGGTGCGCGCCCTTCTGGACAACCAGGACACCTACTCGGCGATCGGTCTGATCGAGACGCTGGAGGCGCACCACCCCGAGGACTGGCGGGTCGTCTGGTACCGGGGTCTTGCCTCGCTGGTGACCGGCGACCACGGGACGGCGGCGGTCTCCTTCGACGCGATCTACGACGCGTTCCCCGGTGAGCCGTCCCCGAAGCTGGCGCTCGGTGTCTGCGCCGAGGTCCTCGGCCAGCTGGACAACGCCGCCGAGTACTACCGCCTGGTGTGGTCGACCGATCCGGGTTTCGTCAGCGCGGCCTTCAGCCTGGCCAGGGTCCAGCTCGCCATGGGTGAACGCGGCGGCGCCGTACGGACACTGGAGTCCGTTGCCGAATCCTCGATCCACTTCACGGCGGCCCGCGTCGCCGCCGTACGGGCGCGGCTGCGCCGGCGGGCGGCGACCGACCCGCTGCTGGACGACCTGCGGGCGGCCGCGGACCAGGTGGCGGCTCTCCAGCAGTTCGGACTCGACGCCGTACGCCGCGAACAGCTGACCACCGAAGTGCTGGGTACGGCCCTCGACTGGGTACTCTCCGGGGGCCGGGGCGGCCAAGTGGCGGGGACCACCACCCTGCTCGGCAGCCCACTCGACGAGCGAGGCCTGCGCTTCGGTCTTGAACGCTCGTACCGGGTACTCGCCCGGCTCGCCCAGCGTGGCGAGGAGAGGATCGACCTGGTGGAGCGGGCCAACCGTTTCCGCCCCCGGACGTGGGTGTGA
- a CDS encoding glutamate ABC transporter substrate-binding protein: MAAACVLTAAATLVPLALGAGSSGDRGQLGGQRVAQASPAKADTCKDPEASLPPSSADGPTIDRIKQADRLVVGVDQNSYRWGYRDPAGGKLEGFDIDLVRAIAKNILGDPDKVTYRAIPTNQRIEALQEDKVDIVVRTMTVNCARIKQVAFSTAYFQAGQQVLAPKDSSITGYNDTLKGKEVCTATGSTAYDALKEKSFGALFADTETEQRTVPSQLDCLVRIQLGLVDAVVTDNALAAGQAAQDPAVALKGEPFTTEYYGVATKSGNDDLVRRINQVLVDYRKGGADSPWMKAYNKWLAADLKGISGPPAPKYR; this comes from the coding sequence ATGGCCGCGGCCTGTGTGCTGACGGCCGCCGCGACCCTGGTTCCCCTGGCGCTGGGCGCCGGCAGCTCAGGCGACCGCGGTCAGCTGGGCGGGCAGAGGGTGGCGCAGGCCTCCCCCGCCAAGGCGGACACCTGCAAGGACCCGGAGGCGAGCCTCCCGCCTTCGAGCGCCGACGGCCCCACCATCGACAGGATCAAGCAGGCGGACAGGCTGGTCGTGGGAGTCGACCAGAACAGCTACCGCTGGGGCTACCGCGATCCGGCGGGCGGCAAGCTCGAGGGCTTCGACATCGACCTCGTCCGTGCCATAGCGAAGAACATCCTGGGAGATCCCGACAAGGTCACGTACCGGGCCATTCCGACCAATCAGCGGATCGAAGCGCTGCAGGAGGACAAGGTCGACATCGTGGTCCGGACGATGACGGTCAACTGCGCGCGGATCAAGCAGGTGGCCTTCTCGACCGCCTACTTCCAGGCGGGGCAGCAGGTACTCGCCCCCAAGGACTCCTCGATCACCGGGTACAACGACACGCTGAAGGGCAAGGAGGTCTGCACCGCCACCGGTTCGACGGCCTACGACGCACTCAAGGAGAAGTCGTTCGGCGCGCTCTTCGCCGACACGGAAACCGAGCAGCGCACCGTGCCCAGCCAGCTCGACTGTCTGGTCCGGATCCAGCTGGGACTGGTCGACGCCGTGGTGACGGACAACGCGCTTGCGGCCGGCCAGGCGGCGCAGGATCCAGCGGTCGCGCTCAAGGGTGAGCCCTTCACCACCGAGTACTACGGCGTCGCGACCAAGTCCGGCAATGACGATCTGGTGCGCCGGATCAACCAGGTGCTGGTCGACTACCGCAAGGGCGGCGCCGACAGCCCCTGGATGAAGGCGTACAACAAGTGGCTCGCCGCCGACCTGAAGGGGATATCGGGCCCGCCGGCACCCAAGTACCGGTAG
- a CDS encoding N-acetylglucosamine kinase, with amino-acid sequence MGVTASVLAIDAGNSKTDVAVVAADGTVIGRGRAGGFQPPVVGIDAAVDVLARAVDAALRQAGCSGEGPFAGLVSACLANADLPVEERELATAIRARRWGRAVEVRNDTFAILRAGVDEPRGVAVVCGAGINCVGMTPDGRTARFPAIGRISGDWGGGGGLAEEALWHAARAEDGRGGPTELARALPAHFGLPTMYALIEALHLGRVTAERRHELTPVLFATAAAGDPIAKTLVERQAEEVVSLASVALGRLGLLDDEVPVLLGGSVLAARHPQLDDHIRRLLAGRAPKAVPRVVTAPPVLGAALLGLDRVAAPAESYARVRAQYA; translated from the coding sequence GTGGGCGTGACAGCAAGTGTGCTGGCGATAGACGCCGGCAACAGCAAGACCGACGTGGCCGTGGTGGCCGCGGACGGCACCGTCATCGGCCGGGGCCGGGCCGGCGGCTTCCAGCCGCCGGTGGTGGGGATCGACGCCGCGGTCGACGTCCTGGCCCGCGCGGTGGACGCGGCGCTGCGCCAGGCCGGCTGCTCGGGCGAAGGGCCGTTCGCCGGGCTCGTCTCGGCATGTCTGGCCAACGCCGATCTCCCGGTCGAGGAACGTGAACTCGCCACCGCGATACGGGCCCGCCGCTGGGGCCGTGCGGTGGAGGTGCGCAACGACACCTTCGCGATCCTCCGGGCGGGTGTGGACGAACCGCGCGGGGTGGCCGTGGTCTGCGGGGCCGGCATCAACTGCGTGGGCATGACCCCCGACGGGCGCACCGCCCGCTTTCCCGCGATCGGCCGGATCTCCGGCGACTGGGGCGGCGGCGGCGGACTGGCCGAGGAGGCACTGTGGCACGCGGCGCGGGCCGAGGACGGGAGGGGCGGACCGACCGAGCTGGCACGGGCGCTGCCCGCGCACTTCGGGCTGCCGACCATGTACGCGCTGATCGAGGCGCTGCATCTGGGCCGGGTCACGGCCGAGCGCAGACATGAGCTGACCCCGGTGCTCTTCGCCACCGCGGCGGCCGGCGACCCGATCGCCAAGACACTCGTCGAGCGGCAGGCCGAGGAGGTCGTCTCGCTCGCCTCGGTGGCGCTCGGGCGGCTCGGACTGCTCGACGACGAGGTCCCGGTGCTGCTGGGCGGCAGCGTACTGGCCGCCCGCCACCCGCAGTTGGACGATCACATCCGCCGGCTGCTGGCGGGACGGGCCCCGAAGGCCGTCCCGCGTGTGGTGACGGCGCCCCCGGTGCTCGGCGCGGCCCTGCTGGGGCTCGACCGGGTGGCGGCGCCCGCGGAGTCCTACGCCCGGGTGCGGGCGCAGTACGCGTAA
- a CDS encoding 6-phospho-beta-glucosidase — translation MKLAVVGGGSTYTPELIDGFARLRDTLPISELVLVDPAADRLALVGGLARRIFARQGHPGVITTTSDLDAGIADADAVLLQLRVGGQAARQQDETWPLDCGCVGQETTGAGGLAKALRTVPVVLDIAERVRRTNPDAWIIDFTNPVGIVTRALLQAGHKAVGLCNVAIGFQRKFAARLDVAPSDVFLDHVGLNHLSWELGVRIGGPEGEDVLPKLLAEHGDSIAGDLHLPRSVLDRLGVVPSYYLRYFYAHDEVVREMRTKPSRAAEVAAMEKELLTLYGDPQLDEKPALLAKRGGAFYSEAAVDLASSLLGGGSGSPARGGDGRRAGGSRHQVVNTLNNGTLPFLADDAVIEVQARVDGSGATPLAVPALDPLYAGLIAQVTAYEDLALDAALRGGRDRVFRALLAHPLIGQYAYADELTDKLLAHNREHLAWA, via the coding sequence ATGAAGCTCGCAGTAGTGGGGGGCGGGTCGACCTACACCCCCGAACTCATCGACGGTTTCGCCCGGTTGCGCGACACGCTTCCGATCAGTGAGCTGGTACTCGTCGACCCTGCGGCCGACCGCCTTGCACTGGTGGGCGGCCTGGCCCGGCGGATCTTCGCCAGACAGGGCCACCCCGGTGTCATCACCACGACATCGGACCTGGACGCGGGCATCGCCGACGCCGACGCCGTACTCCTCCAGCTGCGGGTCGGCGGGCAGGCGGCCCGTCAGCAGGACGAGACCTGGCCACTGGACTGCGGCTGCGTCGGCCAGGAGACGACGGGGGCCGGAGGGCTCGCCAAGGCGCTGCGCACCGTGCCGGTGGTGCTCGACATCGCCGAGCGGGTCCGGCGCACCAACCCGGACGCCTGGATCATCGACTTCACCAACCCGGTGGGCATCGTCACGCGGGCGCTGCTGCAGGCCGGGCACAAGGCCGTGGGGCTGTGCAATGTCGCCATCGGCTTCCAGCGGAAGTTCGCCGCCAGGCTCGACGTCGCGCCGTCCGACGTGTTCCTCGATCACGTGGGCCTCAACCACCTCAGCTGGGAGCTCGGAGTCCGCATCGGCGGTCCCGAAGGCGAGGACGTACTGCCGAAGCTGCTGGCCGAGCACGGCGACTCGATCGCCGGCGATCTGCACCTGCCGCGCTCGGTGCTCGACCGGCTCGGCGTGGTGCCGTCGTACTACCTGCGCTACTTCTACGCGCACGACGAGGTCGTACGGGAGATGCGGACCAAGCCGTCCCGGGCCGCCGAGGTCGCCGCGATGGAGAAGGAACTGCTCACCCTGTACGGCGACCCCCAGCTGGACGAGAAGCCCGCGCTGCTCGCCAAGCGGGGCGGCGCCTTCTACTCGGAGGCCGCCGTGGACCTGGCGTCCTCGCTGCTCGGCGGAGGAAGCGGCTCCCCGGCCCGGGGCGGCGACGGGCGACGGGCGGGCGGCTCCCGCCACCAGGTGGTGAACACCCTCAACAACGGCACGCTGCCCTTCCTCGCCGACGACGCGGTGATCGAGGTTCAGGCCAGGGTGGACGGCAGCGGCGCGACACCGCTGGCCGTACCCGCGCTCGATCCGCTCTACGCAGGGCTGATCGCGCAGGTCACGGCGTACGAGGACCTCGCCCTGGACGCCGCGCTGCGCGGCGGGCGCGACCGCGTCTTCCGGGCGCTGCTGGCACACCCGCTCATCGGGCAGTACGCGTACGCGGACGAGCTGACGGACAAGCTCCTCGCGCACAACCGGGAGCATCTCGCGTGGGCGTGA
- a CDS encoding carbohydrate ABC transporter permease produces the protein MTQLTHAADASSARTGNGAGAERAARRRTLLHWTAVHALGVAAALFFVLPFVFLVLTSLMSDQQTLTRDLWPHTFEWSNYRKVFDTPGFLTWWRNTLLYAGLGTVLTVVSSLPVAYALAKFRFRGRHLSLMLVISMMMLPPQVVIIPMYLFWAKQLDLSGTLWPLIIPMAFGDAFSIFLLRQFLLTIPNEYIDSARVDGCGEFRTLIKVIVPMAKPGIAAVALFQFFYAWNDYFGPQIYTSENPAAWTLSYGLESFKGAHHTDWNLTMAATVLVMAPVILVFFFAQKAFVEGVTLTGVKG, from the coding sequence ATGACCCAGCTCACCCATGCCGCCGACGCCTCGTCCGCCCGGACAGGGAACGGAGCCGGTGCCGAGCGGGCCGCGCGCCGCAGGACACTGCTGCACTGGACAGCCGTGCACGCCCTGGGCGTCGCCGCCGCGCTCTTCTTCGTGCTGCCGTTCGTCTTCCTGGTCCTCACCTCTCTGATGAGCGACCAGCAGACACTGACCCGCGATCTGTGGCCGCACACCTTCGAGTGGTCCAACTACCGCAAGGTCTTCGACACCCCGGGCTTCCTGACCTGGTGGCGGAACACCCTGCTGTACGCAGGCCTCGGCACGGTGCTGACCGTCGTCTCCTCGCTGCCGGTCGCCTACGCGCTCGCCAAGTTCCGCTTCCGCGGCCGGCATCTGTCCCTGATGCTCGTCATCTCGATGATGATGCTGCCGCCCCAGGTCGTGATCATCCCGATGTATCTGTTCTGGGCGAAACAGCTGGACCTGTCCGGCACACTCTGGCCGCTGATCATTCCGATGGCCTTCGGCGACGCGTTCTCCATCTTCCTGCTGCGGCAGTTCCTGCTGACCATCCCCAACGAGTACATCGACTCCGCCCGGGTCGACGGCTGCGGCGAGTTCCGCACGCTGATCAAGGTCATTGTCCCGATGGCCAAGCCGGGCATCGCGGCCGTCGCGCTCTTCCAGTTCTTCTACGCCTGGAACGACTACTTCGGACCGCAGATCTACACCTCGGAGAACCCGGCGGCCTGGACGCTGTCCTACGGCCTCGAGTCCTTCAAAGGCGCACACCACACCGACTGGAACCTGACCATGGCCGCGACCGTACTGGTCATGGCCCCCGTGATCCTCGTCTTCTTCTTCGCACAGAAGGCCTTTGTCGAGGGCGTCACACTGACCGGAGTGAAGGGCTGA
- a CDS encoding carbohydrate ABC transporter permease encodes MTTYTPRSKRRRAALRTAAFMSPWLIGFSVFFVYPLVSTVYFSFTDYDGFKQPVFNGLKNWTYVFTDYPDFWPAMRNTLWLVIVMVACRVVFGLGIGLLITRIKTGAGIFRTLFYLPYLAPPVAATLAFVFLLNPGTGPANSVLGDIGLPTPGWFTDASWSKPALTMLAVWGIGDLMVIFMAALLDVPREQYEAAELDGASAVQRFRFVTLPNISPIVMFAVVTGIIQAMQYYTQPLVAGKVASGIIGGSGQQFTPGFPDKSTLTLPQLVYSLGFQRFDYGSACVVALVLFALAMAFTALLMRRRGGLVQAGD; translated from the coding sequence GTGACCACGTACACCCCGCGCTCGAAGCGCCGCAGGGCGGCCCTTCGGACGGCGGCCTTCATGTCGCCCTGGCTCATCGGATTCAGCGTCTTCTTCGTCTATCCGCTGGTCTCGACCGTCTACTTCTCGTTCACCGACTACGACGGCTTCAAGCAGCCGGTCTTCAACGGGCTGAAGAACTGGACGTATGTCTTCACCGACTATCCGGACTTCTGGCCCGCGATGCGCAACACTCTGTGGCTGGTGATCGTCATGGTGGCCTGCCGGGTGGTGTTCGGCCTCGGTATCGGGCTGCTGATCACCAGGATCAAGACCGGCGCCGGGATCTTCAGGACCCTCTTCTATCTGCCCTATCTGGCGCCCCCGGTCGCCGCCACCCTCGCCTTCGTCTTCCTGCTCAACCCGGGTACCGGCCCGGCCAATTCGGTTCTCGGCGACATCGGCCTGCCGACACCCGGCTGGTTCACCGACGCGAGCTGGTCGAAGCCGGCCCTGACGATGCTCGCGGTCTGGGGCATCGGCGACCTGATGGTGATCTTCATGGCCGCGTTGCTCGACGTGCCGAGAGAGCAGTACGAGGCCGCCGAGCTCGACGGGGCTTCAGCGGTGCAGCGCTTCCGGTTCGTGACACTGCCGAACATCTCGCCCATCGTGATGTTCGCCGTGGTCACCGGGATCATCCAGGCGATGCAGTACTACACCCAGCCCCTGGTGGCCGGGAAGGTCGCGTCGGGGATCATCGGCGGCAGCGGCCAGCAGTTCACGCCCGGCTTTCCGGACAAGTCCACGCTGACCCTGCCGCAGCTCGTCTACTCACTCGGCTTCCAGCGCTTCGACTACGGCTCGGCGTGTGTGGTCGCGCTGGTGCTCTTCGCCCTCGCCATGGCCTTCACCGCACTGCTGATGCGGCGTCGCGGCGGACTCGTACAGGCAGGTGACTGA
- a CDS encoding ABC transporter substrate-binding protein, with protein sequence MPRNARVAAAVVAAASVSLLAAACTGQSSGGADDDANAKTTITFWHGWSAAGEVKAIQADVARFEKVHPNITVKVVGNMTDDKINQALRGGGSSAPDVVSSFTTDNVGKFCSSGAFADLKPFIDKSRIDLDKTFTKPLQDYTQFEGKRCTLPLLSDAYALYYNKDAFKAAGITSPPKTWTEFDKDAVKLTEPKGDSYQQLGFMPTFHGYESTPTHLVAQWSPAYVDGAGKSNIAKDPAFARMFTWQQGLVKKLGGFARLEKYRSGFGDEWGAKHPFQTGQVAMQLDGEWRLGMAEDAKSKADIGVAPLPVPEDQAGTYGKGYITGTIVGIPSTSRKQNAAWEFVRYITTDTDAVVDFANDIHNVPSTLAALKSPKLKFDPRLKTFLDIARNPDSNTTPASVNGGTYQVTLQDFGYDFESGRTKDLKAGLRKTAAQIDKDIEKAK encoded by the coding sequence ATGCCCAGAAACGCCCGAGTCGCCGCGGCCGTCGTCGCCGCTGCGTCCGTGTCCCTGCTCGCCGCCGCCTGTACGGGCCAGAGCTCCGGCGGGGCGGACGACGACGCCAACGCGAAGACCACCATCACCTTCTGGCACGGCTGGAGCGCGGCCGGCGAGGTCAAGGCGATCCAGGCGGACGTCGCCCGCTTCGAGAAGGTCCATCCGAACATCACGGTCAAGGTCGTCGGCAACATGACCGACGACAAGATCAACCAGGCCTTGCGGGGCGGCGGTTCCTCGGCTCCGGATGTGGTCTCGTCCTTCACCACCGACAACGTCGGAAAGTTCTGCTCGTCCGGCGCCTTCGCCGATCTGAAGCCGTTCATCGACAAGTCGAGGATCGACCTCGACAAGACGTTCACCAAGCCGCTTCAGGATTACACCCAGTTCGAAGGCAAGCGCTGCACTCTTCCCCTGCTCAGCGACGCATACGCGCTGTACTACAACAAGGACGCGTTCAAGGCGGCCGGAATAACCTCCCCGCCGAAGACCTGGACCGAGTTCGACAAGGACGCGGTCAAGCTGACCGAGCCCAAGGGCGACTCCTACCAGCAGCTCGGATTCATGCCGACCTTCCACGGCTACGAATCCACCCCCACCCATCTGGTGGCCCAGTGGAGCCCTGCCTATGTGGACGGCGCCGGCAAGTCCAACATCGCCAAGGACCCCGCGTTCGCGCGGATGTTCACCTGGCAGCAGGGGCTGGTGAAGAAGCTCGGCGGCTTCGCCCGACTGGAGAAGTACCGATCGGGCTTCGGTGACGAGTGGGGCGCCAAACACCCGTTCCAGACCGGACAGGTCGCCATGCAGCTGGACGGCGAATGGCGGCTCGGTATGGCCGAGGACGCCAAGTCGAAGGCCGACATCGGCGTGGCTCCGCTGCCGGTGCCCGAGGACCAGGCCGGCACCTACGGCAAGGGCTACATCACCGGCACGATCGTCGGCATTCCTTCGACCAGCAGGAAGCAGAACGCGGCCTGGGAGTTCGTCAGGTACATCACCACCGACACCGACGCCGTCGTGGACTTCGCCAACGACATCCACAACGTCCCGTCCACGCTGGCCGCCCTCAAGTCGCCGAAGCTGAAATTCGACCCGCGCCTGAAGACCTTCCTCGACATCGCGCGGAACCCGGACTCCAACACCACACCCGCCTCCGTGAACGGAGGCACCTACCAGGTGACGCTGCAGGACTTCGGCTACGACTTCGAGTCGGGCAGGACGAAGGATCTGAAGGCCGGTCTGCGAAAGACCGCAGCGCAGATCGACAAGGACATCGAGAAGGCGAAGTAG